The genomic interval CAAGAACAGTGTCGCCACCGCGCGTGGCGGGCCGTGGACACCGAGGTTCCGGGAGCTCTTCAAGAAGGCCGGAATGGAGCTGAAGGACCCCGAGAACATCGTTCAGGTTCCAGGCCACAGGGGGCCACACCCGCAGGAGTACCATGAGGAGGTCTTCGAACGGCTCCTCGACGCGACCAAGACGTGTCGCACCGTGAACGCGTGCCGTGATTCGCTCTCCGCCGCGCTCAAGGAGTTGGCCGAGGAGGTAGCCACGAAGGGAACGAGGCTCCACAAGCTCGTGACCCGAGGCAAATGAAGTAGAGAGGAAATCCACCATGTCCCAGACGCGCTACTTCCGGCTGAGCGAGAACGTCCAATCCGGTTACTGGTACCTAGGGGACCCTCGGAACGGACAAGGGCACGAGGTGGATGACCCATCTCTCTTCAGGGCGGGACGGCCCGTGCAGGTCGAAAGCCGCCTGAGCGTGCCCATCATTGAGCCGGGCAAGCCGTTGGACTTCTCCACGGCGGGGACGGGCGCGGCTCCCATCGTCCACGTCACGGTGGCGTCCATCTTCGCGGAGCTGGCTCCCAACGACGTGCAGCTCCTCCCCGTGGACATCAAGGGCCACCCGGACCAGTACCTCCTCCTGGTGGCAACGAAGCTCATCCGCTGCATCGACGACACGGCGTCCGAGGAGGTGCGTTACTGGAAGCCGGAGCACGGTCAACCCGAGCGGGTCGGTGACTACAAGGTCGTGAGCGGGCTGCGCATCGACCCTTCGAAGGTTGGCGATGCGAAGGTGTTCCGCACCTGGGGCTGGGACCTGGCGCTCATCGTCGCCGAGGACGTGAAGGACGGCCTGGAGCGCGCGAAGACCACCGGCATGAAGTTCAAGCAGGTGTAGCCTCCGCGAAATGAAGAAGCCCGGGCGCCAGTGAAGGCGACCCGGGCTTCGTGCATCCAGCGGCGTGGGCCGCGGTGACGACTACAGCGCGGCGATGATGGCGTCCGTGAAGTCGCGCGTGGTGGCGCCGCCACCCAGGTCGCCGGTGCGGACCTTGCCGTCGCCGTACACCTTCTGGATGGCGCCTTCCATTCGGCGCGCTTCCTCGCGCATCTCCAGGTAGTCCAGCATCATCACCGCCGACATCATCAGCGCGGTGGGGTTCGCGATGCCCTTGCCCGCGATGTCCGGCGCCGTGCCGTGGACCGCCTCGAACACCGCCGTGCGCTCGCCGATGTTCGCGCCGGGCACCACGCCGAGGCCGCCCACCAGACCCGCGCACAAATCACTCACGATGTCGCCGTACAGGTTCTCCAGCACCATCACGTCGAAGCGCGTCGGGTCCTTCACCAGCTGCATGCAGAGGTTGTCGATGATGACTTCCTCGTAGTGGATCTCCGGATACTCACGGCCCACCTTGCGGCAGCAGTCCAGGAAGAGGCCGTCCGACAACTTCATGATGTTGGCCTTGTGGACGCCCGTCACCTTCTTGCGGCCGTGCTTGCGCGCGTACTCGAAGCCAAAGCGCGCAATCCGCGTGGAGGCCTTCTCGGTGATGATCTTCAGCGACTCCACCACGCCCGGGACGATGATGTGCTCCAGGCCCGCGTAGAGGCTCTCCGTGTTCTCACGCACGACAACCAGGTCCACGTTGTCGTAGCGCGTCTTCACGTTGGGCACGCTCTTGACGGGCCGCAGCGACGAGTACAGGTCCAGCCGCTTGCGCAGGCCGACGTTCGCCGAAGGAAGACCGCCGCCCACCACCGTGCCAGTGGGGCCCTTCAGCGCGATGCCGCTGCGCAGCACGGCCTCCACCGTCTCGTGGGGCAGGTTGGTGCCGTACTTCGCGACCACTTCCGTGCCCGCGTCCTTGTGCTCGAACTCGAGGGGAACCTTGAGCGCCTCGAGGACGCGAATGGTGGCCGCCATCACCTCGGGGCCGATGCCGTCGCCATTGATGACCGTGACAGTGCGGGTGTTCGCCATGGGTGCGGATTCACAGCACAAATCCCTTGATGCTGAAAGGACGAAAACCAGCCGCGTGCAGGGCCAGGCATGGCGGCCATGAGCCGGGGCACGGATTCGGGCCCGCTCACCCGGTTTTCAGGGGAAGGTGGGCGTCAGTGCTCGGAAGCGGCGTCCGGGCTCCGGGGCGGCCGGCGCGTCGGGCGGTGCCTCCGGTGGATGGCGTAGGGCCGGTAGAACGACTCCCATAGTGCGGCGCGTCGTCCCCGAGGGCGGGTGCGCAGCTCCCCCAGCGGCGCTCGGATGAAGAACGAGGAGATGAACAGGTACGCCGCGCCCACGGTGATGAAGCTCAGTGCCGCCATCACGATGAAGCCGGGAATCCATGCGACGTGGGCCCGGGCGACGAACTCGGCGAAGTCCTGCGGGGGCTGCGGGTAGCTGTAGACCTTGGAGAACCACGTCAGGAGCAGCACGAGCAGGATGGGGCCATAGGTGCGGTTGATCCGGGTGGAGAGGGCGGACAGGAGCGAGAGCTGGATTTGGGGCCGGGACATCTCCACGGCGAGCTCCCGCAAGGCATCCGGGTCCACGGGCTCACGGCGCAGCATGGGGGCCCACCAGCCGTCCTCCAGGAGCCTCACCCGGCGGTTCCACAAGTCGTAGTAGCGGTAGCGGCGCGCCTCGACGAGCAGGAAGGACATCACCATCCAGATGCCGACGAGGAAGGTGACGTGGGAGCTGGCGGGGGAGGCGAAGCCGAAGGAGATGACGGCCGCGGTGGTGGTCAGCGCCCAGTTGGTCGTCGTGTCCAGGCGAGTGCGCCAGGTGTCCGAGCGGCTCAGCTCGCCCCGGAACAGCTGGGCCATGGCCTGCTGGGACAGCCAGGGAGACTCGAGCAGGTCGGTCTTGATGGGCTCGTTGAGGGGCATCCGTTCCTGAAGGGTGGGGCGGGGAGCGGGCGGGTGCAACGGCCCGCCTGGATGCGTGGCGGAGAGGGCGGGGCGGCGTGGCCTGAGGGCGGGCGGGCAGGCGGGGGCCTTCGGTGGCCATGGCGTGCGTGCGTGCGTATCTTGGGGAGCTGAACGTGGCCCGGCTCGACCCCATCGAAGCACTGTCGGAGCTGCTCCAGGGCGAGCAGGAGCGCGTGGCGCGCCTGTGGGCCAAGCGCCTGCGCGCGGAAATCTACGAAGTGGATATCCCGGGCAAGGATTTGCGCGCGCCGCTGCGACGGCTGGTGTCGGAGATGGCGCGGCTGCTCAAGGACCGGGGCGAGGACGCGGTGCGGCTGTGGCCGGAGGTCGCCCGCTCGCACGGCGCGGACCGGTACACGCAGAACTTCGAGCCCGAGGACCTCACGCGCGAGTTCAAGGCGCTGGAGGAGGTGCTGCTGCACGTCTACGCGCGGCACCACGGTGGGCTGATTGAGCCGGAGGTGGCGGGCCTCATCGCGGAGCTGGTGTGGGAAGGGGACGCGGCGGCGCAGGCGTCCTATGCGCGCATCCTGAAGACGGAGGAGGTGCGCTTCCGCGAGGCCGCGGTGATGGAGTCGGTGCTCAACCACGTGGACGTGGGCATCCTGCTGGCGGAGGTGGATGGCACGGTGTCCTTCGCCACGCCTCCGGTGAGCCGGTTGATGGGCGTGCCCATGCGCGCGGTGGTGGGCGGGCGCGCGGTGAACACGCTGGCGCCGGTGCTGACGCAGGTGAACGCGAGGCACCTGGCGGGCGAGCCGTTCAAGGTCGCGGACATGCCCTTCGTGCGCGCGCTGAAGGAGCAGGGGCCGGTGCGCGGGGTGATGATGGTGGTGGAGCGCCCCGGCGGTGACGAGGTGACGCTGGAGATGAGCGCCACGCCCGTCTGGGAGGAGGAAGGGGAGCTGGCCGGCGCCATCCAGACCTTCACCGACCGCACCGAGTCCGCCAACAAGACGAAGGCGTTGGAGAGCGCGTATGGCGAGCTGCGCCGGCTCCAGGGGCGGCTGCTTCAGCGCACCCGGCAGCAGGCCCTGGGGCAATTGGCCGGGGGCGCGGCGCACGCGCTCAACAACTTCCTCAACGTGCTGCGGCTGCGCATCACCCTGCTCCAGCGCGAGTACAAGCCCGAGCACCTGGAGGCGCTCGACAGGACCGTGCAGCAGATTGGCGAACTGGTGGCGCGGTTGCAGGAGTTCAACGTCCAGCGCACGGAGGAGCGCCCCACGGATGTGAATGTGGACCAGACGGTGCGCGAGTCGCTGGAGCTGGCGCGCGGTGAGCTGGAGCAGCGCGCGCACCCGGTCTACGTGGAGCTGGACTTGAACAACCCGGGCACGGTGCGCGCGGACGCGGCCTTCTTCCGCGAGCTGGTGGTGAACCTGATGCTCGCGTCGCGCGACAGGATGGAGGAGGGCGGGCACCTGCGCCTGACGACGCGCGCGGACGGGCCGGGCTGGCTCACGCTGCGCATCCAGGACGAGGGGCCGCGCTTCGCGCCGGAGGAGCTGTCGCACCTGTTCGACCCGCTGCGCAGGGACCCGGGGGCTCCGCAGTTGTCGCTGTACCTGGCGGTGGCTCGGGCGCAGGTGCAGCGCTGGGGCGGGGAGTTGAAGGCGGAGAACTCGCCGACGGGCACGGGGGCGGCCTTCGTGGTGCGGCTGCCTCGGGTGCAGGCGAAGGTGGCGCCGGAAGCCGTGAATCCCTCCGCGGTGGGGGAGACGCCGTCCGCGGCGGCGGCGCCTCGGCGCTTCCAGCAGACGCGGCGCGTGCTCGTGGTGGACGACGACCTGGACAACGCCCGGATGATGGCCGAGGTGCTGGGCGAGGAAGGCTACGAGGTGCAGGTGGCCCATGACCCCACGGTGGCGCTGGGGATGTGGGACCGCAGGCGCTTCGATGCGGCCCTGCTGGACGCGGTGATGCCCGAGATGAGCGGGTGGGAGCTGGCGCGGGAGCTGCGTGAGAGGTCGCCGCAGGTGTTGCTCGCCATCGTCACGGGGATGGATGTGCGCGGGCAGAATCGCGCGAACCTCGCGCTGGTGGACGCGGTGTTCCGCAAGCCCATCGACGTGGGCGCGCTGGATGACTTCCTGGCGCAGGCGGAAGGCGGCTCGGGCGGGGAGAACGGCCGGGGCTCCGAGCAGACCCCTGTTCCCAGCGAGCCCGAGCACGACCATCCGAGGTGATGGCGGAAGCGCCCGGGCAATGGAGGGGCGACGGGGGCCGCCGTCGCCTTGAGACCCTAGCCGGTGGCCCCTGGGGGGCGGGGCGGTCTTGCCGGAGCCGTGCGGGTGGCGCTCCGTGGGTCACGACGTGCTCCACCGCGATTCTCAGCGGGGCCTTCGCTTCGTTCGGGCGGGGAGGGTACCTGTTCGCTCGAGACGCCGAAGGCCTTCGCCACGTCCACGAAACAGGGGACTGCTCAGGACCTGGAGGGATGGTGCCTGCCGGGTTTCCTCCCAACCATCCAACGCGAGGGCATGTGGGTGTTGTCCCGGCGCGAGTCCCGGGTGGAGAGGCCCCGGTGCATGTGGGCCCTCCTCCGTCAGGGGCGCGGGCCTGGACGTCCGCTCCCGCTCAGACGCGCACCACCAGCTTGCCGAAGGGCCCTCGGTCCAGGTGCTCGAGCGCCTGGGGGAACGCGTCCAGCGCATAGGTCGCGTCCACCACCGGCTCCAGTCGGAGCGTGTCCACCGCGCGGACCAGGTCCTCGAGTCCTCGCCGGTGCCCCACCGCCACGCCCTGGATGAGGCCTTGGGTCTGGAAGAGAGGGACGGCGGGGAAGCGCGCGTCGAAGCCCTCCAGGATGCCGATGAGGGCGATGCGGCCGCCGCTCGCGAGCGCTCGCACGGAGCGCCCCAGGTTGTCGCCGCCCACCAGTTCGAGGATGACGTCCGCGCCGCGTCCTCCGGTCAGCTCCATCACCGCCTGCTCCCAGTCCGGTGACGGGTTCCGATGGATGCCATGCGCCGCGCCCAGCGCCTTCACCCGGGCCAGCTTCGCCTCGTCTCCCGAGGTGACGATGACGCGCGCCCCGAGCGCCGACGCGAGCTGCACGGCGAACAGCGACACGCCCCCCGTGCCCTGCGTCACCACCGTCTGGCCCGGCCGCGGCGCGCCGTGCTCCATCAGCGCGGTCCACGCGGTGAGGCCCGCGCACGGCAGCGTGCTGGCCTTCACGTCATCCAGCGTCCGGGGCGCGGCGACGAGCCAGGACTCGGGGAAGGACACGTACTCGGACAGGACGCCGGGCAGCTGGCCTCCGAGGCTTGGAATCATGCCGTCGGCTCGCACGGGGTGACCGTCAATCCACAAGGGACTGAACGCGGCGAGCACTCTGTCTCCCTCGCGGACTCGCGTGACACCTTCGCCCGTGGCCACCACTTCGCCCGCCATGTCGGACGCGGGGACCAACGGCTCTTTCGAGGGACGCGGCGCCGTGGAGTCGAGGATGAGTTTCTCCCGGTAGTTGAGCGACACCGCGCGGACGCGCACCAACGCCTCGCCCGGCTGCGGCGTGGGAATCGCCACGCTCACGAGCTTCAGATTCGCGCGGCCCGGCTCGCGCAGCTCCCACCGCTTCATCACGCCTTCCATGAGGTCTCCCTTTTCGTGTCGCCAAGAGGCGCGGGGGATATAGGGAGGCACGAGTGTCTTCAGTGGAGAGCTTTCGGGGCTTCACTGGCGACAGGAGTTCACCAATCGAGGCCCCGCCATGACCGACCGGCTCAGTGGAGTGCTCGTGTTCGTCCAGGCCGCGGAGGCCGGGGGCTTCGCGCTCGCGGCGCAGCGGCTGGGGCTGACCCGCTCCGCCGTGGGCAAGAGCATCGCGCGGCTGGAAGAGCGCCTGGGCACCCGCCTGTTCCAGCGCACCACGCGCCAGCAACGCCTCACCGACGACGGACAGGTCTTCTACGAGCGCTGCGTGCGCGCCTTGTCGGAGCTGGAGGCCGGGGAGGCCGCGCTCGACTCTGGACGCAGCGAGCCCTTGGGGCGGCTGCGTGTCACCTCGTCCGTGTTGTTCGGCCGGCACCTCGTCGCGCCGCTGTTGTGTGAGCTGGCTCGGGAGCATCCGGGGTTGGAGCTGGAGATGTCCTTCAGTGACCGGGTTGTGGACCTCATCGAGGACGGCTACGACCTGGCCATCCGCGTCGCCCCGCTCGCGGACCAGGCCGGGCTCACCGCGCGCAAGCTCGGTGCGCAGATGATGGTGGTCTGCGCTTCGCCGGACTACGTGGCACGTCATGGCCGGCCGCGGACGCTGGAGGACCTGACCCGTCACGAGGCCATCACCTATGGGCGCCAGGGCCTGAGCAAGCCGTGGCTGTTTCCAGACGGGAAGGGCGGCGATACACCCGTCCGGGTCCGGGGACGTCTGCGATTGGATGACCTGGAGGCCATCGCCGACGCCGCGACGCAAGGCATGGGCATCGCGTGGCTTCCGTGCTGGCTCATCGCGGAGCAGCTGCACCGGGGCGAGCTGGTGGATGTGCTGGAGGGCGTGGGGCGCCACGGGAACGAAATCTTCGCCGTGTGGCCTCAGAACAAGCACCTGCCCATGAAGGTCCGCGGGGCCATCGACCGGCTCGCGGCGCGCCTCCCCGAGCGGCTCGCCACCGCGATGCGCAAGCCTCCGCGCCCCGGACGGACGCGCAAGTAGCGCCCGCGCCGAGGTCATCCTCCTGAGGGCCCGTCCATCGCGGGCTGGCCGCCCTCCGAGGTGGGTGAGCCGGCCGATGGTGTCCGAGCTGAATCCTCGTTTCCGGTGAAGGTTTTCAGGGCCCCGCACGCGACTTTTCGCCGTGCCTCTCGTTGGTTTTCGCAGGGGCGAAGCGGTGTCTTCGAGCCCGTGAAACAGGATGACTTGTGTTCAAATCAGGGTTCCTCGGGATTCTCCTCGTATTGCTGCCCACGGTCGCGCTGGCCACCGACATTCCGGGTGGCGTCATCACTGTTGACACCACCTGGACCTCGGCGGGGAACCCCTGGAACATCAAGGGTGCCCTCACCATCCCGGCGGGCGTCACCCTGACGCTGGAGCCCGGGGTCTCGGTGACCACGTCGAGCTCCACTCCCTTCAAGGTCGAGGTCAATGGCTCCCTGGTGGCCGTGGGGACCGAGGCCTCGCCCATCAACATCAGCCTCCAGAGCAACAGCATCGTCGTCTCAGGGGCCGTGGTCGCCGACCACGTCACCGTGGAGGGAGGACAGCCCAGCTTCAATGTGCAGTCGGGCAGCTCCGCGACCTTCAACCACACCAAGATGCAGTCTGGCGCTCCCTCCTTCGCGGTCCATGGAGGCACGTTCAACTTCGAGAACGGCAACATCTGGTTCTGCAAACAGGCGTTGCTGTCCATCGGTGGCAAGTCGACCATCCGGTCCAGCCTCATCTACGGGTGCACCCCGACCGGCTCCACACCGCTCGTCGATCTCGGCAGCTACATGACGAGGGTGACGCTCGTCCACAACACCTTCCTCGAC from Myxococcus stipitatus carries:
- a CDS encoding imm11 family protein, which codes for MSQTRYFRLSENVQSGYWYLGDPRNGQGHEVDDPSLFRAGRPVQVESRLSVPIIEPGKPLDFSTAGTGAAPIVHVTVASIFAELAPNDVQLLPVDIKGHPDQYLLLVATKLIRCIDDTASEEVRYWKPEHGQPERVGDYKVVSGLRIDPSKVGDAKVFRTWGWDLALIVAEDVKDGLERAKTTGMKFKQV
- a CDS encoding hybrid sensor histidine kinase/response regulator, which produces MACVRAYLGELNVARLDPIEALSELLQGEQERVARLWAKRLRAEIYEVDIPGKDLRAPLRRLVSEMARLLKDRGEDAVRLWPEVARSHGADRYTQNFEPEDLTREFKALEEVLLHVYARHHGGLIEPEVAGLIAELVWEGDAAAQASYARILKTEEVRFREAAVMESVLNHVDVGILLAEVDGTVSFATPPVSRLMGVPMRAVVGGRAVNTLAPVLTQVNARHLAGEPFKVADMPFVRALKEQGPVRGVMMVVERPGGDEVTLEMSATPVWEEEGELAGAIQTFTDRTESANKTKALESAYGELRRLQGRLLQRTRQQALGQLAGGAAHALNNFLNVLRLRITLLQREYKPEHLEALDRTVQQIGELVARLQEFNVQRTEERPTDVNVDQTVRESLELARGELEQRAHPVYVELDLNNPGTVRADAAFFRELVVNLMLASRDRMEEGGHLRLTTRADGPGWLTLRIQDEGPRFAPEELSHLFDPLRRDPGAPQLSLYLAVARAQVQRWGGELKAENSPTGTGAAFVVRLPRVQAKVAPEAVNPSAVGETPSAAAAPRRFQQTRRVLVVDDDLDNARMMAEVLGEEGYEVQVAHDPTVALGMWDRRRFDAALLDAVMPEMSGWELARELRERSPQVLLAIVTGMDVRGQNRANLALVDAVFRKPIDVGALDDFLAQAEGGSGGENGRGSEQTPVPSEPEHDHPR
- a CDS encoding NAD(P)-dependent alcohol dehydrogenase, whose amino-acid sequence is MEGVMKRWELREPGRANLKLVSVAIPTPQPGEALVRVRAVSLNYREKLILDSTAPRPSKEPLVPASDMAGEVVATGEGVTRVREGDRVLAAFSPLWIDGHPVRADGMIPSLGGQLPGVLSEYVSFPESWLVAAPRTLDDVKASTLPCAGLTAWTALMEHGAPRPGQTVVTQGTGGVSLFAVQLASALGARVIVTSGDEAKLARVKALGAAHGIHRNPSPDWEQAVMELTGGRGADVILELVGGDNLGRSVRALASGGRIALIGILEGFDARFPAVPLFQTQGLIQGVAVGHRRGLEDLVRAVDTLRLEPVVDATYALDAFPQALEHLDRGPFGKLVVRV
- a CDS encoding isocitrate dehydrogenase (NAD(+)) codes for the protein MANTRTVTVINGDGIGPEVMAATIRVLEALKVPLEFEHKDAGTEVVAKYGTNLPHETVEAVLRSGIALKGPTGTVVGGGLPSANVGLRKRLDLYSSLRPVKSVPNVKTRYDNVDLVVVRENTESLYAGLEHIIVPGVVESLKIITEKASTRIARFGFEYARKHGRKKVTGVHKANIMKLSDGLFLDCCRKVGREYPEIHYEEVIIDNLCMQLVKDPTRFDVMVLENLYGDIVSDLCAGLVGGLGVVPGANIGERTAVFEAVHGTAPDIAGKGIANPTALMMSAVMMLDYLEMREEARRMEGAIQKVYGDGKVRTGDLGGGATTRDFTDAIIAAL
- a CDS encoding LysR family transcriptional regulator — protein: MTDRLSGVLVFVQAAEAGGFALAAQRLGLTRSAVGKSIARLEERLGTRLFQRTTRQQRLTDDGQVFYERCVRALSELEAGEAALDSGRSEPLGRLRVTSSVLFGRHLVAPLLCELAREHPGLELEMSFSDRVVDLIEDGYDLAIRVAPLADQAGLTARKLGAQMMVVCASPDYVARHGRPRTLEDLTRHEAITYGRQGLSKPWLFPDGKGGDTPVRVRGRLRLDDLEAIADAATQGMGIAWLPCWLIAEQLHRGELVDVLEGVGRHGNEIFAVWPQNKHLPMKVRGAIDRLAARLPERLATAMRKPPRPGRTRK
- a CDS encoding DUF2270 domain-containing protein; the encoded protein is MPLNEPIKTDLLESPWLSQQAMAQLFRGELSRSDTWRTRLDTTTNWALTTTAAVISFGFASPASSHVTFLVGIWMVMSFLLVEARRYRYYDLWNRRVRLLEDGWWAPMLRREPVDPDALRELAVEMSRPQIQLSLLSALSTRINRTYGPILLVLLLTWFSKVYSYPQPPQDFAEFVARAHVAWIPGFIVMAALSFITVGAAYLFISSFFIRAPLGELRTRPRGRRAALWESFYRPYAIHRRHRPTRRPPRSPDAASEH